In Ammospiza nelsoni isolate bAmmNel1 chromosome 30, bAmmNel1.pri, whole genome shotgun sequence, a single window of DNA contains:
- the LOC132085364 gene encoding protein phosphatase 1 regulatory subunit 3C-B-like: MPVDLAVRLCLSHSPPIRKLLNSYEELRGNRGRKPLRSCLNQKLSAEPEPERRDKGSKGQKKKQVVFADMKGLSLTAVRFFSKIEEDLCDLQHALSDLAGFRPKKSPLWEAGRYVLDFPQPSANYVAFRNSLHSNLVCLESCVIQGRALSGTVKVQNIEYEKKVMVRITFDGWKSFRDVPCQYMHSTYGSADTDIFTFELTLPKPSISHRGAEFCISFQCGQKTHWDNNHGKNYKICQVGVIRPASCAVKSASRAWEHLGTSGAAALVLSHLQTWRHSETQAPYW; the protein is encoded by the coding sequence ATGCCCGTGGACCTGGCCGTGCGGCTGTGCCTGAGCCATTCGCCCCCCATCCGCAAACTGCTGAACTCCTACGAGGAGCTGCGGGGCAACCGAGGCCGCAAACCCCTCCGATCCTGTCTCAACCAGAAGCTGAGCGCAGAACCTGAGCCAGAGAGGCGAGACAAGGGCTCCAAGGGCCAGAAGAAGAAGCAGGTTGTGTTTGCTGATATGAAAGGGCTCTCGCTGACAGCTGTCCGCTTCTTCTCAAAGATTGAGGAGGACCTCTGCGATTTGCAGCATGCCCTGTCAGACCTTGCTGGTTTCAGACCTAAGAAAAGCCCCCTGTGGGAAGCGGGCAGGTACGTGCTGGACTTCCCACAGCCGTCTGCAAACTACGTGGCTTTCAGGAACAGCCTGCACAGCAACTTGGTGTGCCTGGAGAGCTGTGTGATCCAGGGCCGGGCTCTGTCAGGGACAGTGAAGGTTCAAAACATCGAGTACGAGAAGAAAGTGATGGTCCGTATCACCTTTGATGGCTGGAAGAGCTTCAGGGACGTCCCTTGCCAGTACATGCACAGCACGTACGGCTCAGCCGACACGGACATCTTCACTTTTGAGCTTACCCTGCCCAAACCATCCATTTCCCACAGGGGTGCAGAGTTCTGCATCTCCTTCCAGTGTGGACAAAAGACCCACTGGGACAACAACCACGGGAAGAACTACAAGATCTGCCAGGTGGGCGTGATCCGCCCTGCCTCCTGTGCTGTGAAGAGCgccagcagggcctgggagcACCTTGgcacctctggggctgctgctctaGTGCTGTCTCACCTGCAGACCTGGCGGCATTCAGAGACCCAGGCTCCTTATTGGTAG